TCCCTCTGCTCTTGCTCTAGTGTAACTCACCATCATGGATAGAGAAAGTGCTGCAAGGCCCCAATTTAAACTGCATAAATTACTGAGAATCAAGCTTGAATAGATCAAGATTTCACCAAATCTGTCAGCTATCGAATCTATAAAAGCCCCAAATTTTGTAACTTTACCATAGAGTCTGGCGATAGCTCCATCAATTGCATCGAATGCTCCGGATATCAATAGAAGCAATGGAGCAATAACATAGATTGTAATAGCGTTTGTCCCATAATAGTAAGTAAGTGCAGAAATTATAGCAAAAAAAAGACTTAGAAACGTTGCGCCCAAAGGGGATAATCCAGCCTTATGAAAAAGCCGTGCCAAGATATTGAA
The nucleotide sequence above comes from Candidatus Bathyarchaeota archaeon. Encoded proteins:
- a CDS encoding CDP-alcohol phosphatidyltransferase family protein; the encoded protein is MLGLFKKKISGYFNILARLFHKAGLSPLGATFLSLFFAIISALTYYYGTNAITIYVIAPLLLLISGAFDAIDGAIARLYGKVTKFGAFIDSIADRFGEILIYSSLILSNLCSLNWGLAALSLSMMVSYTRARAEGEKVQLQGIGFAERPERLIIIVVASFLRRIDYGIIMISILTCITVVHRILYFHRKTLLGKK